One window of Cryptobacterium curtum DSM 15641 genomic DNA carries:
- a CDS encoding energy-coupling factor transporter ATPase, with protein MIEFNQVSYSYQAPRNRKQKKPSRLSTHTARQESPKATKHGENIFLSRSQKPAWGNDPAAIWALEDISFSVHDGEFFGIAGHTGSGKSTLIQHMNGLLSPTEGRVLIDGREPYGKNAPDDICGQIGIVFQYPERQLFAQTVFEDVAFGPRNLKLDAAEIEQRYLRAMEVVRLDANALREISPFELSGGQQRRVAFAGVLAMGPRVLVLDEPTAGLDPQSRASFLALIERLHTSEGLTVVMVSHNMDDLARLCDRVLILEKGRLFALGTPAEVFADEGRLNQVGLALPSTARIARKLQAAGMPIALPTGDFSIETLADCIAETLRKNPVQTGEGAAFAQRKGTQQ; from the coding sequence ATGATTGAGTTTAATCAGGTTTCCTATTCGTATCAGGCTCCTCGAAACCGGAAGCAAAAGAAGCCTTCCCGCTTATCTACTCATACAGCGCGCCAAGAATCCCCCAAAGCCACTAAGCACGGCGAAAACATATTCCTGTCTAGATCTCAAAAGCCCGCTTGGGGAAACGATCCTGCCGCTATCTGGGCACTTGAAGACATCAGCTTTAGCGTCCACGACGGGGAGTTCTTTGGCATAGCTGGGCATACCGGCAGTGGAAAAAGCACGCTTATCCAGCACATGAATGGGTTGCTTTCTCCCACCGAAGGACGGGTGTTGATAGATGGACGCGAACCATACGGGAAAAATGCACCTGACGACATCTGTGGTCAGATTGGGATTGTCTTTCAGTACCCAGAGCGGCAACTGTTTGCCCAAACCGTCTTCGAAGATGTTGCATTTGGCCCGCGCAATCTCAAACTTGATGCCGCCGAGATTGAGCAGCGTTATCTACGCGCCATGGAGGTCGTGAGGCTTGATGCAAACGCTTTGCGTGAAATAAGCCCTTTCGAGCTTTCGGGTGGCCAACAGCGGCGGGTGGCATTCGCCGGTGTACTCGCTATGGGGCCTCGCGTGCTAGTGCTTGATGAGCCAACCGCCGGACTCGATCCGCAATCACGCGCATCCTTTCTGGCTTTAATCGAACGACTGCATACCAGCGAAGGACTGACGGTGGTTATGGTCAGCCATAACATGGATGACCTGGCACGACTGTGCGATCGTGTGCTCATTTTGGAAAAGGGGCGCCTGTTTGCGCTGGGGACACCAGCAGAAGTATTTGCCGACGAGGGACGATTGAATCAGGTTGGACTCGCGCTCCCCTCCACTGCTCGTATTGCTCGCAAGCTCCAGGCAGCTGGCATGCCGATCGCTCTGCCGACGGGCGATTTTAGTATTGAGACACTTGCAGACTGCATTGCAGAAACTCTTCGGAAAAATCCCGTTCAAACAGGAGAGGGCGCGGCATTTGCTCAAAGGAAGGGCACCCAGCAATGA
- a CDS encoding energy-coupling factor transporter transmembrane component T family protein, with protein sequence MTQNALFGQYWAANSPVHAMDPRIKLTALLVVMIAIFAAASFTALGVCALYIILFYVIARIPFQQAFKAIAPLAFIVVITALLNMFFVQGGPVYFQTGPLEISQLGLHNAAFLGLRLTELLFAASLLTLTTATLDLADAFEAMLAPLRRVGFPAHECAMIMGIALRFLPQFIEEWRTIRAAQISRGAHVGKQSPAAGLRMLTSLMVPLFTSAFRHADTLSAAMDARCYHGAEGRTKLKPMQYTQRDTLGTILVFVLLISVIATNTLLAH encoded by the coding sequence ATGACGCAGAATGCTCTCTTTGGCCAGTACTGGGCAGCCAACAGCCCCGTACATGCAATGGATCCACGCATTAAATTAACGGCACTTCTTGTTGTAATGATTGCTATCTTTGCAGCTGCCAGCTTTACAGCCCTGGGGGTTTGCGCCTTGTATATCATCCTCTTCTATGTGATCGCTCGTATCCCCTTTCAGCAAGCGTTCAAAGCCATTGCTCCCCTTGCCTTTATCGTAGTTATTACTGCGCTATTGAACATGTTTTTTGTGCAAGGAGGACCGGTCTATTTTCAAACAGGGCCTCTTGAAATAAGCCAGTTGGGACTGCATAACGCGGCGTTTCTGGGACTGCGTTTAACCGAACTGCTTTTCGCGGCAAGCTTATTGACGCTCACAACCGCTACGCTCGATCTCGCCGATGCCTTTGAAGCAATGCTCGCCCCATTGCGACGGGTGGGATTTCCCGCCCATGAATGCGCCATGATCATGGGAATCGCTTTGCGGTTTCTCCCGCAGTTTATCGAGGAATGGCGGACTATCCGCGCTGCACAAATCTCACGCGGGGCACACGTCGGCAAACAATCGCCCGCTGCTGGCCTTCGCATGCTAACCAGTTTGATGGTTCCGTTATTCACCAGCGCATTTCGACATGCTGATACCCTTTCAGCCGCCATGGATGCTCGATGCTACCATGGAGCCGAAGGGCGTACGAAACTCAAACCGATGCAGTATACACAACGTGATACGCTGGGTACTATCCTCGTGTTTGTGCTGCTTATCAGTGTTATTGCAACAAATACTTTGCTGGCGCACTAA
- a CDS encoding protein translocase subunit SecDF codes for MTESTRKKRKHTNGNDRRNVWLLILTTLLVIGSVVMFMPPQQKINQGLDIQGGLSVVLTANSTTGEAVTSEDMDISRDIIESRVNALGASEATVQKQGSNQILVQIPGLSDTQEALNTIGKTGKLEFARLDSFTDEDVRQKIENGQLTQGSTTVSDAYGNQLPAETTQPLTVEEGTYTPIVTGSNIERVTVDRASSGGGLYYAVNLQLDADGTKAFADASRDLAPTHGKIVIILDGQVNSAPAVQSEITGGKVEITGNYTQDQANGLKTVLESGSLPVSFSYAQSQTVGPTLGQDALSSGVLVALAGLVLVMLYLLVFYHGLGMITAAAMAVFAVLYLGLLATLSHFGLFSLSLAGVAGIVLTIGMAADSSILTLERFREEIRFGRSIRAASITGVRHGIQTSIDADLVSLVTALSLFFLASSGVKGFGLTLALGIMCDIVMMLLFKAPIIRLLAPHAIAKHPGFWGVKDSQAASKVYGRLAAAEGEMVETAVSAEAINSAESEAYASRKGGAEGTEAAQAASKVRGRFIKHDINFLGARKVFLSIAALAMVLCALVIGVRGLNLGIEFVGGTSIEFNETGSVTTDQVRSAFAAAGESDAVIQTTESNGEPGFIVRIANTDASAAAGAATQVAQSLNLSTDSFQVSTIGPDWGASIIQSMVIALLVSFVLIIIYIAIRFEYKMGITAIIALLHDIILVVGVYALVGREINPNTIAALLTILGYSLYDTVVVFHRISDNMQHSEIKCTFMTMANHSMNQVFMRSINTTLTSIIPVLAMLLFGSETLKDFAFAMTIGLLAGAYSSIAIACPLFAIWKTREPKNVRLVKKYGAAIMHFEFARGASSDVASAGQNVADSSAAGARNAAADKQQEASSEEAPAASGGKSSREVSHKAFQSNASAQGGQNGTSSAHSEGASASKAKSGRVRYRKDTAHKKAASGAKRDAQSESDKGLGAPDIKIVDREKFDDLGADATGKETE; via the coding sequence ATGACCGAGAGCACACGCAAGAAACGTAAGCATACAAATGGCAACGATCGCCGCAATGTTTGGCTTCTTATTCTGACAACACTGCTGGTAATTGGCTCAGTCGTCATGTTTATGCCGCCACAGCAGAAGATTAACCAAGGTCTTGATATTCAGGGTGGTCTTTCGGTGGTGCTTACCGCAAACAGCACTACGGGCGAAGCGGTAACCAGTGAAGACATGGACATCAGCCGCGACATTATTGAATCGCGTGTGAACGCTCTTGGTGCTTCTGAAGCGACCGTACAAAAACAGGGTTCCAATCAGATTCTTGTGCAGATTCCTGGTTTATCTGATACGCAGGAAGCGCTCAATACCATTGGCAAAACCGGCAAACTTGAGTTTGCACGTCTTGATTCCTTCACCGACGAAGATGTTCGTCAAAAAATAGAAAACGGGCAGCTTACCCAGGGTTCAACGACTGTTTCCGACGCTTATGGCAATCAGTTACCCGCTGAAACAACTCAGCCACTTACGGTAGAAGAGGGCACTTACACGCCCATCGTTACGGGAAGCAATATCGAACGCGTTACGGTGGATCGCGCTAGCAGTGGCGGTGGCCTGTATTATGCCGTTAATCTTCAGTTGGATGCCGATGGCACGAAGGCTTTTGCTGATGCCAGTCGTGATTTAGCACCAACCCACGGAAAGATCGTCATTATTCTTGATGGTCAGGTAAATTCTGCACCTGCTGTTCAGTCCGAAATTACGGGCGGCAAAGTAGAGATTACGGGCAACTATACGCAGGATCAGGCTAATGGACTCAAGACTGTTCTTGAAAGTGGATCGCTGCCAGTAAGCTTTAGCTATGCTCAAAGTCAGACCGTCGGCCCAACCTTGGGTCAGGATGCTCTGTCGAGTGGTGTGCTGGTGGCGCTGGCAGGCTTGGTGCTCGTTATGCTCTATCTGCTTGTGTTCTATCACGGACTGGGCATGATTACAGCTGCTGCTATGGCAGTGTTTGCTGTGCTCTATCTTGGTTTACTTGCCACGCTTTCCCATTTTGGACTCTTCAGCCTTTCGCTTGCTGGCGTTGCGGGTATCGTGTTGACCATTGGTATGGCTGCTGACTCGTCCATTCTGACGCTTGAGCGTTTCCGCGAAGAAATACGCTTTGGGCGCAGTATCCGCGCTGCTTCCATTACTGGTGTGCGTCACGGTATTCAGACCTCTATCGACGCCGACCTGGTTTCGTTGGTCACTGCTCTTTCACTGTTCTTCTTGGCTTCAAGTGGGGTTAAGGGCTTCGGACTCACATTGGCGCTGGGAATTATGTGCGACATCGTGATGATGTTGCTGTTTAAAGCACCAATCATTCGTTTGCTTGCTCCTCATGCTATTGCCAAACATCCAGGTTTCTGGGGTGTGAAAGACTCCCAAGCGGCTTCAAAGGTGTATGGACGCCTTGCAGCTGCCGAGGGTGAAATGGTGGAAACGGCTGTTTCAGCTGAGGCTATCAATTCTGCCGAAAGTGAAGCGTACGCTTCTCGCAAGGGTGGTGCCGAAGGAACTGAAGCAGCGCAGGCAGCTTCGAAGGTTCGCGGTCGCTTTATTAAGCATGATATTAATTTCCTTGGAGCACGAAAGGTGTTTCTGAGTATTGCGGCTCTTGCTATGGTGCTGTGTGCTCTGGTTATTGGCGTGCGCGGGCTGAACCTGGGTATCGAGTTTGTTGGTGGCACCAGCATTGAGTTTAACGAAACGGGCAGTGTAACAACTGACCAGGTGCGCAGTGCTTTTGCTGCTGCGGGTGAATCGGATGCGGTCATTCAAACGACAGAAAGCAATGGAGAACCTGGGTTCATTGTGCGTATTGCCAATACGGATGCTTCAGCAGCAGCTGGCGCAGCCACACAGGTTGCGCAGTCTCTCAATCTTTCTACCGATAGCTTCCAGGTAAGCACCATTGGTCCCGATTGGGGTGCAAGCATCATTCAGTCGATGGTTATTGCCCTACTGGTGTCCTTTGTCCTGATTATTATCTATATCGCTATCCGATTCGAATACAAGATGGGCATCACTGCTATTATCGCCCTGTTACATGACATCATCTTGGTAGTGGGTGTGTATGCGCTGGTGGGGCGTGAAATTAACCCCAACACGATTGCTGCGCTGCTGACTATTCTGGGTTATTCGCTCTACGACACCGTAGTTGTGTTCCATCGTATTAGCGACAACATGCAGCATTCAGAAATCAAGTGCACATTTATGACCATGGCTAACCATTCGATGAACCAGGTGTTCATGCGTTCAATTAATACGACGCTAACATCGATCATCCCAGTTTTGGCCATGTTGCTGTTTGGCAGCGAAACGCTCAAAGACTTTGCATTCGCTATGACCATTGGTCTGCTTGCGGGCGCGTATTCATCCATTGCCATTGCCTGCCCCTTGTTTGCCATTTGGAAAACACGTGAACCGAAGAATGTGCGACTTGTTAAGAAGTATGGCGCTGCAATTATGCACTTTGAATTTGCACGTGGTGCTTCATCGGACGTGGCTTCGGCTGGTCAGAATGTTGCAGATAGTAGTGCAGCTGGCGCACGCAATGCGGCAGCTGATAAGCAGCAGGAAGCTTCTTCTGAAGAAGCGCCGGCAGCATCAGGCGGCAAGTCGTCTCGTGAGGTCTCTCATAAAGCATTTCAGAGTAACGCGTCGGCACAGGGTGGACAGAACGGCACTTCATCTGCTCATTCTGAGGGTGCTTCTGCGTCGAAGGCGAAAAGCGGTCGCGTGAGGTATCGCAAAGACACAGCACATAAGAAAGCTGCTTCGGGGGCGAAGCGTGATGCACAAAGCGAATCGGATAAGGGCTTGGGTGCTCCGGACATCAAAATTGTTGACCGAGAAAAATTCGACGATCTGGGTGCTGACGCGACCGGTAAGGAAACTGAATGA
- the tgt gene encoding tRNA guanosine(34) transglycosylase Tgt — protein sequence MSLFDLTIDAQSGHARATTYQTAHGSFTTPLFMPVGTHATVKGIMPDMLKQLQSQVVLANTYHLYMRPGVDVVEEAGGVQKFMHYDGPMLTDSGGFQLFSLDHMMKVDGDGVSFQARDYDGSRHRWTPEANMRIQERLGADIAMQLDQCIGYPAEKSAVAASTKLSWEWARRCCDAHVRPDQALFGIVQGGMHLDLRLESVNRLATIDKESRNQGGRGFQGWGIGGYSVGEPHDVMFATLGQVARSLPDHMPRYLMGVGNPTTLVRAVREGVDMFDCVLPTRTGRMGTAFSSTGRMNLRNARYTHDFTPLDHECTCPVCTQFTRAYIRHLVKQGEMLGGILLSMHNIYFLTDLMRRAREAILADAYEEFYAAWMASPAAKDY from the coding sequence ATGAGCCTATTTGATCTAACGATTGATGCACAAAGCGGTCATGCACGTGCAACCACCTATCAGACAGCGCACGGTTCATTTACAACGCCGTTGTTTATGCCGGTTGGTACGCACGCCACGGTAAAGGGCATTATGCCCGACATGCTCAAACAACTACAAAGCCAGGTTGTTCTTGCGAATACCTATCATTTATATATGCGCCCTGGTGTCGATGTCGTCGAAGAAGCGGGCGGCGTTCAAAAATTCATGCATTACGATGGACCCATGCTTACCGATTCAGGCGGGTTTCAACTGTTCAGTCTTGATCACATGATGAAGGTTGATGGCGACGGCGTTAGTTTTCAAGCGCGTGATTACGACGGCAGCCGTCATCGGTGGACACCTGAAGCTAACATGCGCATTCAGGAGCGTTTAGGTGCCGACATTGCGATGCAGCTTGATCAGTGCATTGGCTATCCTGCCGAAAAGAGTGCGGTTGCGGCGTCGACAAAGCTTTCGTGGGAATGGGCACGTCGCTGTTGTGATGCCCATGTACGACCTGATCAAGCGCTTTTCGGTATTGTGCAGGGTGGTATGCACCTTGATCTTCGACTGGAAAGCGTCAATCGGCTGGCTACCATTGATAAGGAAAGTCGCAACCAGGGAGGGCGCGGCTTTCAGGGCTGGGGTATCGGCGGATATTCAGTGGGCGAGCCACATGATGTCATGTTTGCAACGCTTGGCCAGGTTGCTCGTTCGCTGCCCGACCATATGCCGCGCTATCTCATGGGCGTGGGTAATCCAACAACGCTTGTGCGCGCGGTGCGTGAAGGGGTGGACATGTTCGATTGTGTGCTGCCCACGCGCACAGGACGCATGGGAACGGCGTTTTCGAGTACGGGACGCATGAATCTACGTAATGCACGTTATACGCACGATTTCACGCCACTTGACCATGAATGTACCTGCCCAGTATGCACGCAATTTACCAGGGCCTATATTCGTCATTTGGTTAAACAGGGCGAAATGCTCGGTGGCATTTTATTGTCGATGCATAACATTTATTTTCTTACCGATTTGATGCGTCGAGCACGCGAGGCTATTTTGGCTGATGCTTACGAAGAGTTTTACGCTGCATGGATGGCAAGCCCTGCCGCAAAGGACTATTAG
- a CDS encoding HAD family hydrolase has protein sequence MNDACAQPAQTAVFYDAIFFDLDGTLLPMDVPDFLERYYFHLGVLARERGFDASVMTEALNEGMRVMGDHEPDITNIEAFWGMFERRFYELEGTWADRQAIEEFFDEFYRTRFDLAGEHIVADPSAQRAVSTLAAKGYPLYLTTMPLFPREAVLARLRWAKVDAGLFARITSCENSTAVKPQVAYYYENLFIAQTEPARTLMVGNNTLDDLVCLNAGMDAYLVTDHLINTNGYNIDSVKHGTLAQFCAFAESLPPCTSTTALAGDPMRSPLEDDSAGVAWARSGDRNLHPHADWEDTL, from the coding sequence ATGAACGATGCATGTGCACAGCCCGCTCAGACGGCTGTCTTCTATGATGCGATCTTTTTCGATTTGGATGGCACGCTCCTGCCAATGGATGTGCCTGATTTCCTGGAGCGCTATTACTTTCATCTGGGAGTGCTTGCTCGTGAGCGGGGGTTTGATGCCAGCGTTATGACCGAAGCGCTCAACGAAGGCATGCGCGTTATGGGCGACCATGAGCCGGACATTACCAATATTGAAGCTTTTTGGGGCATGTTCGAGCGTCGTTTTTATGAGCTTGAGGGCACGTGGGCAGATCGTCAGGCGATTGAAGAGTTTTTCGACGAGTTCTATCGCACACGTTTTGATTTGGCGGGCGAACACATTGTTGCCGATCCGTCTGCTCAGAGGGCGGTAAGCACCTTGGCTGCGAAAGGCTATCCGCTCTACTTAACTACGATGCCGTTATTTCCTCGTGAAGCAGTGCTCGCTCGATTGCGATGGGCAAAGGTTGATGCGGGGTTATTTGCGCGCATTACCTCATGCGAGAACTCAACGGCGGTCAAGCCGCAGGTGGCATACTATTACGAAAACTTATTTATTGCCCAGACTGAACCAGCACGTACGCTTATGGTGGGTAACAACACGTTGGACGACTTAGTGTGTCTGAATGCTGGTATGGATGCCTATTTGGTGACTGACCATCTTATTAATACGAATGGGTACAACATCGATTCCGTTAAGCACGGGACATTAGCGCAGTTTTGCGCGTTTGCGGAAAGTTTGCCGCCCTGTACGAGCACCACAGCGCTTGCAGGAGACCCTATGCGCTCGCCGCTTGAGGATGATTCGGCGGGAGTCGCTTGGGCACGTTCGGGCGATCGTAACCTACATCCGCATGCCGACTGGGAGGATACGCTGTAG
- a CDS encoding epoxyqueuosine reductase QueH, giving the protein MKLLLHACCGPCSLEPVRLLAAQGYDITIAFANSNIQPRAEYDHRLETLHDWAREEGIPVIEGAYSDTAWNATAGAAWKETRRISDRCRACYRMRLEEAARFAAEEGFEALSTTLAVSPYQLFDICHEELEAVCSQYGLTCVWQDFRPYYPEATRRSRDAGMYRQNYCGCAYSKIEADAERAERKRRRAQEKAQRAAAEAPLRAAAEAQRRLKNEQQAAYARKQQAKRAARNAARAQMVQS; this is encoded by the coding sequence GTGAAACTGTTGCTTCATGCCTGTTGCGGGCCCTGTTCGCTCGAGCCGGTTCGGTTACTTGCCGCCCAAGGGTACGATATAACTATCGCATTTGCCAATTCCAACATTCAACCGCGCGCCGAATATGACCATCGCTTAGAAACACTGCACGATTGGGCCCGTGAAGAGGGAATTCCTGTTATTGAAGGTGCTTACAGCGACACCGCCTGGAACGCAACGGCTGGGGCTGCTTGGAAAGAAACACGCCGTATAAGCGACCGTTGCCGAGCGTGCTATCGAATGCGTCTTGAAGAGGCCGCTCGTTTTGCTGCTGAAGAAGGCTTCGAAGCTCTGTCGACTACCCTGGCTGTAAGCCCCTATCAGCTTTTTGATATTTGTCACGAAGAATTGGAAGCGGTGTGCAGCCAGTATGGCCTGACCTGTGTTTGGCAAGACTTTCGCCCCTATTACCCGGAAGCGACCCGTCGCAGTCGCGATGCTGGCATGTATCGCCAAAATTACTGTGGCTGCGCCTATTCAAAAATAGAAGCTGATGCCGAGCGCGCCGAACGTAAGCGTCGCCGTGCACAAGAAAAGGCACAACGCGCAGCAGCTGAAGCTCCCTTGCGGGCTGCTGCCGAAGCACAGCGTCGCCTGAAGAATGAACAGCAAGCTGCCTACGCTCGTAAACAGCAGGCAAAACGAGCTGCACGTAATGCAGCAAGAGCACAGATGGTTCAGTCGTGA
- the queA gene encoding tRNA preQ1(34) S-adenosylmethionine ribosyltransferase-isomerase QueA: MKTSDFDYDLPEERIAQEPAPIRDKCKMLVMDRITGALEDKIFCDIIDYINPGDVLVANETRVLPARLLGAKRTTGGAAEVFLLRPLPHGQQNNTQSDWEVLVRPGKRLKPGAIIDFPSTNGSTALTAEIVGFVESGKGERIARLSTEAYSTLDEALHAVGHTPLPPYIKQYVGDEEMYQTVYSNRETSAAAPTAGLHFTPELIEAIKAKGARWETVELQVGIDTFRIVDEDDPRNHAMHTETYTVPQRVVDACNEAHQRGGRVIAVGTTSTRSLESAWDVETHQLVARDQAQTALFLLPGSNFHVIDALITNFHVPRSTLMMLVSAFSSRDAIMAAYRHAIDNKYRMLSFGDAMFIH; the protein is encoded by the coding sequence GTGAAAACAAGCGATTTCGATTACGATCTACCTGAAGAGCGCATTGCTCAAGAGCCAGCACCCATTCGCGACAAGTGCAAAATGCTTGTCATGGATCGCATTACCGGTGCTCTTGAAGATAAAATATTTTGCGACATCATCGACTACATCAATCCCGGTGATGTCCTCGTTGCAAATGAAACGCGTGTCTTGCCAGCTCGTTTGCTCGGTGCCAAACGCACCACAGGCGGCGCGGCAGAAGTCTTTTTGCTCCGTCCCCTTCCCCACGGGCAACAAAACAACACTCAATCGGACTGGGAAGTGCTCGTGCGTCCCGGTAAACGCCTGAAACCTGGTGCGATCATTGACTTCCCCAGTACAAATGGAAGCACGGCTCTTACCGCCGAAATAGTCGGCTTCGTCGAAAGTGGGAAAGGCGAACGCATCGCCCGCCTTTCCACAGAAGCCTACTCTACCCTTGATGAGGCGCTTCATGCTGTCGGCCATACACCCCTGCCGCCGTACATCAAACAGTATGTCGGCGACGAGGAAATGTATCAGACCGTCTATTCAAATCGTGAAACAAGCGCCGCTGCACCCACTGCAGGGCTTCATTTCACGCCCGAGCTTATCGAGGCTATTAAAGCAAAAGGCGCTCGCTGGGAAACGGTCGAACTGCAAGTAGGCATCGATACCTTTCGTATTGTCGACGAAGATGACCCACGCAACCATGCGATGCACACTGAAACCTATACTGTGCCACAGCGGGTTGTTGATGCCTGTAACGAAGCTCATCAGCGCGGTGGACGCGTTATTGCTGTTGGTACCACAAGCACCCGCAGCTTGGAATCGGCTTGGGATGTTGAAACGCACCAACTTGTTGCGCGCGACCAGGCACAAACTGCGCTGTTCCTTTTACCGGGAAGCAACTTCCATGTTATTGATGCCCTTATCACGAATTTCCATGTGCCACGCAGCACGCTCATGATGCTGGTATCAGCCTTCAGCAGTCGCGACGCTATTATGGCTGCCTATCGCCACGCCATCGATAACAAATATCGCATGCTATCTTTTGGCGATGCGATGTTTATCCACTGA
- a CDS encoding queuosine precursor transporter — protein sequence MKKTNRNLLICAMVFAISLVISNVVTAKTIQTGIPLFGSTITLPGAALCYAITFLMTDVVGEVWGRKEAQTIVYGGFACQVLATVLIVFTQSLPAVSADMQNAYDMLLGQNVVFVIGSMTAYFLSQSWDVWVFHKIRDRVLSGNHSARARWIWNNASTMTSQIIDTVVFVGIAFGFGFGWLFDAALLPQLGAMMVGQYLIKFMLAACDTPFFYLLTRRSQAPIQSQLESLQAEDFQADGSLKGHAASA from the coding sequence ATGAAGAAAACCAATCGTAACCTGCTTATTTGCGCCATGGTATTTGCCATTTCGCTTGTTATTTCGAATGTGGTTACCGCAAAAACCATCCAGACGGGCATCCCGTTATTTGGAAGCACTATTACCCTGCCAGGTGCTGCCCTGTGTTACGCAATTACCTTTCTGATGACTGACGTTGTTGGCGAAGTGTGGGGGCGCAAAGAAGCACAGACTATTGTGTATGGTGGGTTCGCTTGCCAGGTGTTGGCTACCGTGCTAATTGTATTCACGCAGTCGCTGCCGGCAGTAAGTGCCGATATGCAGAATGCCTATGACATGCTGCTGGGTCAGAATGTCGTCTTTGTTATCGGCAGCATGACGGCGTATTTTCTTTCGCAATCATGGGACGTGTGGGTATTTCACAAGATTCGCGACCGTGTGCTCAGTGGTAATCATTCTGCGCGGGCGCGATGGATATGGAACAATGCTTCAACGATGACTTCGCAGATCATTGATACGGTAGTGTTTGTTGGTATCGCTTTTGGTTTTGGCTTCGGTTGGTTGTTTGATGCAGCTCTGCTGCCACAATTAGGGGCCATGATGGTAGGGCAGTACCTTATCAAGTTTATGCTGGCTGCTTGCGATACGCCCTTCTTCTATCTATTAACTCGGCGGTCACAGGCACCCATTCAGTCTCAGCTAGAAAGCCTGCAAGCGGAAGATTTTCAGGCGGATGGCTCTCTCAAAGGACATGCTGCGTCAGCCTAA
- the queC gene encoding 7-cyano-7-deazaguanine synthase QueC, producing the protein MTRTNETAPASTAHALVLSSGGVDSTTCLALAVDRFGQANVSTVSFFYGQRHSRELDAAAAVAEHYGVHHYVLDLASVMHYSNNALMATSTQHVPHGSYAQQMEDDGHPNTYVPFRNGLMLSAAAALAASLFPDTSCALYLGAHADDAAGNAYPDCSPAFTAHMGRAISFGTYGNVRLETPFVNQNKAQVVAEGLRLGVPYEMTWSCYEGGEKPCGTCATCLDRIAAFEANGVKDPVSYR; encoded by the coding sequence ATGACTAGAACCAACGAAACTGCACCAGCGTCGACGGCCCATGCCTTGGTGTTATCAAGCGGTGGGGTTGATTCAACCACGTGTCTTGCTTTGGCGGTGGATCGTTTTGGGCAGGCAAACGTTTCAACAGTGTCGTTCTTTTATGGGCAGCGCCATAGCCGCGAACTGGATGCCGCTGCTGCGGTAGCCGAGCATTATGGCGTTCATCATTATGTGCTTGATCTGGCAAGTGTGATGCATTACTCCAATAATGCGCTCATGGCCACATCAACGCAGCATGTTCCCCATGGCAGTTATGCGCAGCAGATGGAAGATGACGGTCATCCAAATACCTACGTGCCATTTCGTAATGGACTCATGCTTTCTGCCGCCGCCGCTTTGGCTGCTTCGCTTTTTCCTGATACTTCGTGTGCACTCTACCTAGGTGCGCATGCCGATGATGCGGCAGGGAATGCCTACCCCGATTGCTCACCAGCGTTTACTGCACATATGGGTCGTGCTATTTCGTTTGGGACGTACGGAAATGTACGGCTTGAAACACCATTTGTTAATCAGAACAAGGCCCAGGTTGTGGCAGAGGGCTTGCGCCTTGGCGTACCGTACGAAATGACCTGGTCGTGTTATGAAGGGGGCGAAAAGCCCTGCGGTACCTGTGCAACTTGTCTGGACAGAATTGCTGCGTTTGAAGCAAACGGTGTGAAGGATCCCGTTTCCTATAGATAA